A window of Nonomuraea angiospora genomic DNA:
TCGCGAGGGTGGCGGTTCTGAGCAGGGCACGGCGGGTCAACCTGGTCATGCTCGACCTCCCGGTATGGGGGTTTTACTGGCCCATGAGTGCGTTGTTGGGGTCGTTGAGCTCCACGGAGAACACGGTGAGATCGCCGCGGGCGTGGCGGATGGTGTATTCGAGGGCGATCCCGCTCTCGGTGCAGGTGCTGCGGGCGGTGGCCAGCAGGGCCGCGGCCATGGGCACGCGCAGCAGCTCGGCGAGCCGGTAGTCGGCGTTGACCGCGCCGATCGTCTCCCGGCCGCTCGCGGGGGTGAGGCCGTACTTGGTGCGCAGCAGGTCGTAGAGGGAGCCGGTGAGGTCCTCGTCGAGGATGCCGGGGACCAGCTCTACGGGCAGGTGGGCGCTCTCCAGCATGCAGGGCACGCCGTCGAGCAGGCGCAGCCGCTCGACGAAGACGATCTCCTGGTCCTCCCGCACGCCGAGCGCGGCGGCGGCGTCGGAGCCGGCCGGCTGGAGGTGGGCCTTGAGCAGCCGCGTCGCGGGCTTGCGGCCCAGCCGCGCCATCGTCTCGGTGAACCCGACCGGCCGCGAGCCCAGCTCGGGGGCCACGGCCTGCGGGGCGGTGTAGGTGCCGCTCCCCTGCCTGGCCACCAGCAGCCCTTCCTGGACCAGGTCGCCGATCGCCCGCCGGGCGGTCGCCCTGCTCACGCCCGCGTAGACCATCAGGTCCTTCTCCGCGGGGATCATCGTGTCGG
This region includes:
- a CDS encoding GntR family transcriptional regulator; translated protein: MTDWERRLALDPSAAVPLYYQLRERLRAVIRDCEPDTMIPAEKDLMVYAGVSRATARRAIGDLVQEGLLVARQGSGTYTAPQAVAPELGSRPVGFTETMARLGRKPATRLLKAHLQPAGSDAAAALGVREDQEIVFVERLRLLDGVPCMLESAHLPVELVPGILDEDLTGSLYDLLRTKYGLTPASGRETIGAVNADYRLAELLRVPMAAALLATARSTCTESGIALEYTIRHARGDLTVFSVELNDPNNALMGQ